One genomic segment of Desulfomicrobium sp. ZS1 includes these proteins:
- a CDS encoding lipopolysaccharide biosynthesis protein, translating to MNSNKSIFKGTFFTVSTRWFDRFVGFLSTIILARLLSPQDYGVVAIVALSVGMARVFLDLGVHVALIQIKNVTQDHYNTAWTIKLIQSSLLTFLLLIFSPIISNYFQDERSKLVLIYLSFIPFINSFQNIGLIALQKKMHFKQEFYFLSVNRLFGFFITILLAFIFRSYWALVIGSLSTAISGVFLSYCFCPMRPSLSINKFKEIFSVSNWMLLKNIGQYFQTNLHKIMVGHWASSATLGAYSLGSDIAAMPTNELLAPFNRVLFPAFSNLQDDPAELKRVFLLAQGFQTLVAMPAAAGLALVANDLVPLLLGAKWVEAIPYIQILSWGGIFSALISTSGFLMISLGYLRLNVLFVYAQVIIFAILVFTFFRGSDAIIIAKTRLFVSMFGIFLAFGLAMHVFPRIHVVDLLMNTFRPILGVVAMCLTLFFLNNYLNYIPLYNIVMKTILGIIIYVVTVLLLWKISKKPDGAESYIIEKFKVWYKV from the coding sequence ATGAATAGTAACAAAAGTATATTTAAAGGGACGTTTTTCACGGTCAGTACTCGCTGGTTTGATCGTTTTGTTGGGTTTCTGAGTACAATAATTTTAGCCAGGTTGTTATCTCCACAAGACTACGGAGTAGTCGCTATTGTAGCATTATCCGTTGGCATGGCGAGAGTTTTTTTGGATTTGGGGGTGCATGTAGCGTTGATCCAGATCAAAAATGTTACTCAGGATCATTACAATACAGCATGGACTATAAAATTAATTCAGTCTTCATTACTTACTTTTCTTTTGCTAATTTTTAGCCCTATTATTTCTAATTACTTTCAAGATGAAAGGTCTAAATTGGTTTTAATTTATTTATCTTTTATCCCGTTTATAAATTCATTTCAAAATATTGGGCTAATAGCTTTGCAAAAAAAAATGCATTTCAAACAAGAATTTTATTTTTTGTCAGTGAATAGGCTTTTTGGATTTTTTATTACAATATTGCTTGCTTTTATATTTAGATCTTATTGGGCTTTGGTTATTGGATCGCTTTCAACTGCGATTTCAGGAGTTTTTTTAAGTTATTGCTTTTGTCCAATGCGTCCATCACTTTCTATTAATAAATTTAAGGAAATATTTTCTGTGTCTAATTGGATGTTATTAAAAAATATTGGCCAATATTTTCAAACAAATCTTCATAAGATTATGGTGGGACATTGGGCTTCTTCAGCAACTCTAGGGGCCTATTCCTTGGGTAGTGATATTGCTGCGATGCCCACGAACGAACTTCTTGCGCCATTTAATCGCGTTTTGTTCCCTGCCTTTTCAAATCTGCAAGACGACCCTGCAGAATTGAAGCGAGTGTTTCTTCTTGCTCAAGGTTTTCAAACGCTTGTGGCCATGCCAGCTGCAGCAGGTTTGGCGCTTGTCGCTAACGATCTTGTGCCGTTGCTACTCGGAGCTAAGTGGGTTGAAGCAATTCCGTATATTCAGATCTTATCGTGGGGGGGGATTTTTAGTGCGCTGATAAGTACTAGCGGATTCCTCATGATATCACTCGGATATTTGAGGCTGAATGTGTTGTTTGTTTATGCCCAAGTTATTATTTTTGCCATACTTGTTTTTACTTTTTTTAGAGGAAGTGACGCAATCATTATTGCTAAAACACGTTTATTTGTTTCGATGTTTGGGATTTTCCTTGCTTTTGGTCTAGCTATGCATGTATTTCCTCGTATTCATGTTGTTGATTTATTAATGAATACTTTTCGTCCTATACTTGGAGTTGTTGCAATGTGCTTGACATTGTTTTTTTTAAATAATTATTTAAATTATATTCCATTATATAATATCGTTATGAAAACTATATTAGGTATTATTATTTATGTTGTTACAGTTTTGCTTTTATGGAAAATTAGTAAAAAACCTGACGGGGCGGAATCTTATATTATAGAAAAATTTAAAGTGTGGTATAAAGTTTAA
- the wecB gene encoding non-hydrolyzing UDP-N-acetylglucosamine 2-epimerase — translation MLPIKIISVVGARPNFMKIAPFVKAIEGHNARHPNKPVRHILVHTGQHYDMRMSEGFFRCLSIPDPDINLEIGSGTHAEQVGQTMIAFEKVLLQERPDWVVVVGDVNATLACSVTAKKLCLKVCHIEAGLRSGDITMPEEINRLVTDRLSDLLLTPDRLSNENLRREGVPDEKICFVGNIMIDTLEANREKAGNLDPAAILRENLLMPGAGCPALDGGYALLTMHRPSNVDQKEVLEPILNFLTDEVAVRMPVIWPIHPRTRKMLQTFSLWSKAMSCSNLVLLHPIGYHEMLRLNMQATVMLTDSGGLQEECCVLGTPCLTLRWNTERPVTLKEHGGASVLVGNNVGRIRNEFLIALELDRTPQRPDLWDGKAAVRCLEALLRE, via the coding sequence ATGTTACCGATCAAAATTATTTCAGTGGTGGGTGCACGGCCCAATTTCATGAAAATTGCGCCCTTTGTGAAGGCCATTGAGGGCCACAACGCACGTCACCCGAACAAGCCTGTCAGGCACATTCTCGTCCACACCGGCCAGCACTATGACATGCGCATGTCCGAGGGCTTCTTCCGCTGTTTGTCTATTCCGGACCCGGATATCAACCTTGAGATCGGATCCGGCACTCATGCCGAGCAGGTTGGCCAAACCATGATTGCCTTCGAGAAGGTGCTCCTGCAGGAGCGCCCTGACTGGGTCGTGGTGGTGGGGGACGTCAATGCCACCCTCGCTTGCTCGGTTACTGCCAAGAAATTGTGTCTCAAGGTCTGTCACATTGAGGCGGGCTTGCGCAGTGGCGACATAACCATGCCCGAAGAGATCAATCGTCTGGTCACCGACCGCTTGAGCGATCTGCTTCTGACGCCAGATCGACTCTCGAACGAGAATCTTCGTCGAGAGGGCGTGCCCGATGAAAAAATATGCTTCGTGGGCAACATTATGATCGATACCTTGGAGGCCAACCGTGAAAAAGCTGGCAACCTTGATCCGGCGGCCATTCTTCGTGAAAACCTTCTAATGCCCGGGGCGGGCTGTCCGGCTTTGGATGGCGGCTACGCCCTCTTGACCATGCATCGCCCTTCCAATGTGGATCAGAAGGAGGTTCTGGAGCCTATTCTGAACTTCCTGACCGACGAGGTCGCTGTCCGGATGCCTGTTATCTGGCCCATCCACCCACGCACTCGGAAGATGCTACAGACCTTCAGTCTTTGGTCAAAGGCAATGTCCTGCTCGAACCTGGTTCTACTGCACCCCATAGGCTACCATGAGATGTTGCGCCTGAACATGCAGGCCACCGTCATGCTGACTGACAGCGGCGGCCTGCAGGAGGAGTGCTGTGTTCTGGGTACCCCATGCCTGACCCTACGCTGGAATACCGAACGACCCGTGACCCTGAAGGAACACGGAGGTGCCAGCGTGCTGGTAGGAAACAATGTGGGACGGATTCGTAATGAATTTTTGATTGCGTTGGAGCTTGATAGGACCCCACAGCGACCAGATTTATGGGACGGCAAAGCAGCTGTGAGGTGCCTTGAGGCGTTGTTAAGGGAATGA